The following proteins come from a genomic window of Sardina pilchardus chromosome 1, fSarPil1.1, whole genome shotgun sequence:
- the LOC134067034 gene encoding B-cell receptor CD22-like yields the protein MRTCALEGSSVSITCSYSYPQGHKVTATHWFKGQSLDKVTNDILQDQVFRGRVEYVGDGTQSCTVRINDLHLSDSGTYWFSFETDHSGKKQSSSSGFTLLVTDLVVEVSPDVSVMEGEMVDLYCGSCILSEAPTYVWLKDGHILSSLQRTNQLLIDPANMHDTGNYSCQVKGHEATPSHPARLTVTCYQQVQVWLSPGQVREGERVELTCNTTCPMTRRSALFKWYKDTISLLSGQNHGQQLVLDPVTVEDAGRYSCAMAGQQELHSPAVDVLIQYSPRNTTAIMLGEPLEGASVTLTCGSDANPPVESYTWFKVNESTPVGSGQQYSITNIRPEDGGQYYCEAKNTVGSGRSPTLLVTLEGKEFSAFAPNGS from the exons ATGAGGACATGTGCACTGGAGGGGTCGTCTGTGAGCATCACCTGCAGCTACAGTTATCCTCAAGGTCATAAGGTCACAGCCACCCATTGGTTCAAAGGTCAATCGCTGGACAAAGTGACAAATGACATCTTACAAGACCAAGTGTTTAGGGGCCGTGTTGAATACGTAGGCGATGGGACCCAGAGTTGCACTGTGAGAATCAACGATCTCCATTTGAGTGACTCTGGAACCTACTGGTTCAGCTTTGAGACGGATCATTCTGGAAAGAAACAGAGCAGTTCATCTGGATTTACACTTTTGGTCACAG acctggtggtggaggtgagcCCTGACGTGAGCGtgatggagggggagatggtGGACCTCTACTGCGGCTCTTGCATCCTGAGTGAAGCCCCCACCTACGTCTGGCTGAAGGATGGACACATACTATCCAGCCTGCAACGCACCAACCAGCTGCTGATAGACCCCGCAAACATGCACGACACGGGCAACTACTCCTGCCAGGTCAAAGGCCATGAGGCCACACCCTCTCACCCTGCCCGTCTTACTGTGACAT GTTATCAGCAGGTGCAGGTGTGGTTGTCACCTGGGCAGGTGAGAGAAGGGGAGCGTGTGGAGCTCACCTGTAACACCACCTGTCCGATGACCCGCAGATCTGCCCTCTTCAAATGGTACAAAGACACCATCAGTCTCCTGTCCGGTCAGAACCACGGACAGCAGCTGGTTCTGGATCCAGTGACGGTGGAGGATGCTGGCAGATACTCCTGTGCTATGGCTGGACAGCAGGAGCTTCACTCCCCTGCTGTAGATGTCTTGATCCAGT ATTCTCCCAGGAACACAACAGCCATTATGTTGGGGGAACCACTAGAGGGAGCctcagtgactctgacctgcggcagtgatgccaacccaccagtAGAGAGCTACACCTGGTTTAAGGTGAATGAGTCCACTCCAGTAGGATCAGGACAGCAGTACAGCATCACTAACATCAGACCTGAGGATGGAGGACAGTACTACTGTGAGGCCAAGAACACCGTTGGAAGTGGGAGATCACCTACACTCTTAGTTACTCTGGAAGGTAAAGAGTTTTCAGCTTTTGCACCAAACGGCAGTTGA